A single region of the Nicotiana sylvestris chromosome 6, ASM39365v2, whole genome shotgun sequence genome encodes:
- the LOC138871999 gene encoding uncharacterized protein: protein MDCETIKMTHQVSVIVHSMAPNLEDLGAFTIPCTTGSANFAKAVCDLGASINLMPYSVFKTLGIGQPRATSMRLLMVDRTMKRPLGIVDDVLVRVDKFILSVDL, encoded by the coding sequence atggattgtgagaccatcaagatgactcaccaagttagtgtaatagtgcactcgatggctccaaaTCTAGAAGATCTCggcgctttcaccattccttgtacCACTGGGAGTGCAAACTTTGCAAAAGCtgtatgtgatttgggggcaagtatcaacttgatgccctactccgttttcaagactttgggtattggacAACCTAGGGCTACTTCAATGAGGTTGCTAATGGTAGATAGAACTATGAAGCGGCCGCTTGGTATTgtagatgatgttcttgtccgggtggacaagttCATTTTGTCCGTTgatttgtga